AGATGACTCCATGCCCCCGCTAACCGAAAGCTTCGACCTCATCCGGGTGATCAATCTCCCCGACCGCACTGACCGCTATAACGAGGTCACTCGCCAGCTTCAGGCACTCGGCCTTGAGTGGAAGCCTGGCAGCGTCGAAGTCTACGTCGCGACGCGGCCCACCGAACTGGCCGGCTTTCCCTCGCTCGGCGCCCACGGATGTTTCATGAGCCACCTTGGCGTTCTCCGGGATGCGCTCAACCGAGGCGTCGAGAACGTGCTTGTCCTTGAAGACGACTGTGATGTTCCTTCCCGAAACTGTGCCCTCGTGGGAGAGGTCGCGCTGGGCCTGAAGAAGCGCGACTGGCAGTTCGTCCACCTGGGACACATCGCACCCGTCTCGCCTCCGCCAGCGGGAACACCGCCCTCGCTCGTCGAGTTCAGTGGCCATCTGCAGAACCTGCACATGTACGGCGTTCACCGTAGCGCGCTCGCCCCGCTCGTCGAGTATCTCGAAGGCTGCCTGGTGCGGCCACCGGGTGATCCCGTTGGCGGTCCCATGCACGTGGATGGCGCGCTCACCATGTTTCGCGCCGCTCATCCCGAACTCGTTACCCTCATCGCACAACCTTCGCTCGCCGGCCAGCGAAGCTCCCGCAGCGACATCACCTTCGGGGCCTTCGAGTCCCTCCCCGGTGTTAAGCAGGCCATGAGCGTGGCGCGCAAACTCAAGAGCGCCCTCAAGCGTTAGGGTCTTAGCGCTTTGGGGCACATCCGTGGCTCGGAGCGACCAGTGACGTCATGGAAAATGGGGGTAGCGTGAGCGATCCCTTGCCCGGAACGAAGTCGTGCTCCACGCGACCGACGATCTTCACGTTTTCCTGATGTTCATTCGTGTCCGTAATTCTGGCCGAGGTTAATGTCTCGACGGATACCGTCCCCTGCGGCACGCACGCGCCTTCAAGCCCCACGGTTCGAGGCGTCGTTCGGCTCAAGTTCAACAGGATCATGGTGTCGGTCTTGCCGTCGGTAAATGCGAAGGTTTGGAGCTCATGGACGTGGTTCAACTCGATCTCGTCGTTGGCGCTCTTCGGCTGGTTCCACGTCGGATCGTCTCCGCTGATCATCGTCGTCAGCATGGTCGGGCGTATCGCGTGGTTCGCGAGCTGCTGCGCCAGGAACGATGGCCTTACCCGGTTCGTCGGGCCGCCCATATCCACCACCACTGCCCATACCGGCGAAGACGCATCTTTGTTTCTTCCCGAGGTGTCGTTGAAGTGATAGGAGCCGCCTCCAAGCTGGAAGGTATTCTGCACCTTGATGCCGTCGTCGCGCAGCATCAGCAGCATATGGTCTATCGACGCAATCCCCGCTCCCACCGACGGCACCGTCGAATCCAGACTGGCCTGGCTTGCTGTCCCACCGGTCGTCCCGATGTTCGTCTCATACACCGCCAGGTCGACTGGACGCATCGCCGTCGCCACAGCATTCGCCTGCTTATGAACGATTCCGTTGGCGGACGTGTCCAGCATCTGCGGCTGCGCGAACATCGGTCCGAAGATGTGTTCAGTGGAACTATCGTCGCCAAAGAAGGTGAAGGTGTAGGGAGCAATATCAAGAGTGTCGATGCCCTTCGCTTGATCGAGGATGGCCTTCGTCAGATAGGTATTGACGACCTGTCCATTGGCGATCAGGTCGAAGTGGCCCCCGGCATACGCTGGGGAGGAACGGACAAGTCCAAACACCTTCGTGATCCGGTCGGAGTAGGCATTCGCGTCTGCCATCGACTCTCCGGGCTGGGCCGTATTCCACGCCTCATTGCCGTACTCGAGATGGATCGTCTTGAACGTTTTCGTCCAGGGTTCGGGATGCCCGAGTGAGATACGCAGGGCTCCATACTTGGTCGTTGCGCCGCCACCCAGATACTCCATCAGGTTTGAGACATCCTTGTTCGACCAGCCCATCTGGATGGTGTACCAGGGCTCTGCTCCCAGCTTCTCGCAGAGTACGAGAAAGTCGTGCAGACCGATCGGTATGTCTGCCGCCGTTGAAAAATATCGGTTGTACCCGCTGACCTTGCGGCCTGTCTCGGGAGCGAGCATATTGTCGA
This Granulicella aggregans DNA region includes the following protein-coding sequences:
- a CDS encoding glycosyltransferase family 25 protein produces the protein MPPLTESFDLIRVINLPDRTDRYNEVTRQLQALGLEWKPGSVEVYVATRPTELAGFPSLGAHGCFMSHLGVLRDALNRGVENVLVLEDDCDVPSRNCALVGEVALGLKKRDWQFVHLGHIAPVSPPPAGTPPSLVEFSGHLQNLHMYGVHRSALAPLVEYLEGCLVRPPGDPVGGPMHVDGALTMFRAAHPELVTLIAQPSLAGQRSSRSDITFGAFESLPGVKQAMSVARKLKSALKR